One genomic region from Bacillota bacterium encodes:
- a CDS encoding glycosyltransferase encodes MSTQIRVAFVSTYPPRQCGIATFTRDLRLGLQEVYEQHGAAHTNLQVVAIDSSHYKYDYPPEVHLTIHEQKRADYREAADLINLSPIDVVLLQHEYGIFGGEDGNHVIHLLSALKKPIVTTLHNVLEKPSPGQRETLKTICALSTFVVVQAERAVEMLARVFDVPRRKIVMIHHGAPDVPFLDPAYFKDECGAEGRPLVFTFGLLSPNKGIEYAIRSVSTVVRQFPDVMYIVLGVTHPEVRRRFGDVYRLSLEQLVREKGLEGNVSFHDRFVTNEQLVKFLVASDVYVTPYLSKEQITSGTLSYAMACGKAIVSTPYWHAEELLSEGRGMLVPFRNSDALAEKLVMLLGNQNLRDRIRKQAYQYGRQMIWPQVAARYLAVFQNAVAEYAAMASDVTWVTASGPSPLLDINLNHLKTLTDDVGLLQHAFFTTPDRIHGYCTDDNARALIATIMNWHLLNEESVLALMQVYLAFVNHAIDWHTGSVRNFMSYERRWLEEAGSEDCHGRTAWALGHCVALAPNDSILGLSTRLFNRILGRCSTMTSPRACAHLVLGCLEYLKRFGGDRDAREVAYSHARRLHEMLQANTTAGWHWFEDIVAYDNARLSQALIVAGNRFADQALLQAGLTSLEWLLELQSDPNDGHLSPVGTAGWYQKGKERARFDQQPIEVSALVDACYEAYFATDDERWLENMQRCFDWFMGRNDVREVLYDFASGGCHDGLHPSGVNGNEGAESTVSWLMALHRMHQVQHQKLIRQAATPEADREAAAN; translated from the coding sequence ATGAGCACACAAATCCGGGTCGCGTTCGTTTCAACCTATCCTCCGCGCCAGTGCGGGATCGCGACGTTCACGCGAGACCTGCGGCTCGGATTGCAGGAGGTTTACGAACAGCACGGCGCCGCCCACACCAACCTGCAGGTGGTGGCCATCGACAGCTCGCACTACAAGTACGACTACCCGCCGGAGGTACACCTCACGATCCACGAACAGAAGCGGGCCGACTACCGCGAGGCGGCGGACCTCATCAACCTCTCGCCCATCGACGTGGTGTTGCTCCAGCACGAATACGGCATATTCGGCGGTGAGGACGGCAACCACGTAATCCACCTCCTGAGCGCTCTCAAGAAGCCGATCGTGACGACCCTTCACAACGTGCTGGAGAAGCCGAGTCCCGGCCAGAGGGAGACCCTGAAGACGATATGCGCGCTATCCACGTTCGTCGTCGTTCAGGCAGAGCGGGCGGTCGAAATGCTGGCGCGCGTGTTCGACGTCCCGCGGCGGAAGATCGTCATGATCCACCACGGCGCCCCGGACGTGCCGTTCCTCGACCCGGCGTACTTCAAGGACGAATGCGGCGCGGAAGGAAGGCCGCTCGTGTTCACCTTCGGGCTGCTCAGCCCCAACAAGGGTATCGAATACGCCATTCGCTCGGTATCCACCGTAGTGCGGCAGTTCCCGGACGTCATGTACATAGTCCTGGGCGTCACTCATCCCGAGGTACGGCGGCGGTTCGGCGACGTATACCGCCTCAGCCTCGAACAGCTCGTGAGGGAGAAAGGCCTCGAGGGCAACGTTTCGTTCCACGACAGGTTCGTCACGAACGAGCAGCTGGTCAAGTTCCTGGTGGCATCCGACGTGTACGTGACCCCGTACCTGTCAAAGGAGCAGATCACTTCAGGAACGCTCTCCTACGCCATGGCGTGCGGCAAGGCAATAGTCTCCACCCCATACTGGCACGCCGAGGAACTCCTGTCCGAGGGTCGCGGGATGCTGGTCCCGTTCAGGAACTCCGACGCCCTGGCGGAGAAGCTCGTGATGCTCCTCGGTAACCAGAACCTCCGCGACCGCATCCGGAAGCAGGCGTACCAGTATGGGCGACAGATGATATGGCCGCAAGTAGCGGCGAGGTACCTCGCTGTGTTCCAGAATGCCGTCGCCGAGTACGCCGCCATGGCGTCCGACGTGACGTGGGTAACGGCATCGGGCCCGTCGCCGTTACTCGACATCAACCTCAATCACCTCAAGACGCTCACGGATGACGTGGGGTTACTGCAGCACGCGTTCTTCACGACGCCCGACAGGATCCACGGGTACTGCACGGACGACAACGCCAGGGCGCTGATAGCCACGATCATGAACTGGCACCTCCTCAACGAGGAGAGCGTCCTGGCGCTGATGCAGGTGTACCTCGCTTTCGTTAACCATGCCATCGACTGGCACACGGGTAGCGTGAGGAATTTCATGTCGTACGAGCGCAGGTGGCTGGAGGAGGCCGGCTCCGAGGACTGCCACGGTAGGACGGCCTGGGCGCTCGGACACTGCGTCGCGCTGGCGCCGAACGACTCCATACTGGGCCTCAGCACGCGGCTGTTCAACAGGATCCTCGGGCGCTGCTCCACCATGACCTCACCACGGGCGTGCGCGCACCTCGTCCTGGGCTGCCTCGAGTACCTGAAGAGGTTCGGGGGCGACCGAGACGCGAGGGAGGTTGCGTACAGCCACGCCCGCCGCCTGCACGAGATGCTTCAGGCGAACACCACGGCGGGGTGGCACTGGTTCGAGGATATTGTGGCTTACGATAACGCGCGCCTCTCGCAGGCGCTGATCGTGGCGGGCAACCGGTTCGCCGATCAGGCACTGCTTCAGGCGGGCCTCACATCCCTCGAGTGGCTGCTCGAGCTGCAGAGCGACCCGAACGACGGCCACCTGTCGCCGGTCGGGACCGCCGGCTGGTACCAGAAGGGCAAGGAGAGAGCGCGCTTCGACCAGCAGCCCATAGAGGTTTCCGCCCTGGTCGACGCATGTTACGAGGCGTACTTCGCCACCGACGACGAGCGGTGGCTCGAGAACATGCAGAGGTGCTTCGACTGGTTCATGGGGCGGAACGACGTGCGTGAGGTGCTGTACGATTTCGCCAGCGGCGGCTGCCACGACGGGCTGCACCCCTCCGGGGTGAATGGCAACGAGGGGGCGGAGTCAACCGTGAGCTGGCTCATGGCGCTCCACCGCATGCACCAGGTGCAGCATCAGAAGCTGATACGCCAGGCCGCGACACCCGAGGCAGACAGGGAGGCAGCCGCGAACTAA
- a CDS encoding glycosidase: MSSHRSTDPTSLFRRYEGNPILTRRSWPYSVSAVFNPAAVRFNDETLLLVRVEDLRGNSHLTAARSRDGKTDWRIDPRPTFYPDPDYHEEHWGTEDPRAVWVRELGEYAITYTSFSRGGPVVSLATTRDFVNFKRFGALLPPEDKDASLFPRRIGGLFALIHRPIIRGEAHIWIAMSPDLEFWGRHQVLIPVRPGCWDNNRVGLGPPPIETPEGWLVIYHGVRATAAGLLYRVGLALLDLDEPWRVLRRSDEWVFSPQEVYEQRGDVPGVTFPTGVTLNEKTRELYMYYGAADSSVALAVANIDDLVEYILKCPSPAFAD; encoded by the coding sequence ATGTCATCTCACAGAAGCACTGACCCCACTTCTCTATTCCGCAGGTACGAAGGCAATCCTATACTGACGAGGCGCTCCTGGCCGTACTCTGTGAGCGCCGTTTTCAACCCCGCCGCAGTGCGGTTCAATGACGAAACGCTGCTACTCGTGCGGGTTGAGGACCTTCGCGGGAATTCGCACCTCACCGCCGCCCGCAGCAGGGATGGCAAGACAGACTGGCGAATCGATCCAAGACCGACGTTCTATCCGGACCCGGATTACCACGAGGAGCACTGGGGGACCGAGGATCCGCGCGCGGTCTGGGTGAGAGAACTCGGCGAGTATGCAATCACCTACACCTCGTTCTCGAGAGGCGGTCCCGTCGTATCGCTTGCGACGACCAGAGATTTCGTGAATTTCAAGAGGTTCGGCGCGCTGTTACCGCCCGAAGACAAGGACGCGTCCCTTTTCCCCAGGCGCATCGGCGGGTTGTTCGCCCTGATACACAGGCCGATAATACGGGGCGAAGCCCACATATGGATCGCGATGTCTCCAGACCTCGAATTCTGGGGACGGCACCAGGTCCTCATACCGGTCCGCCCCGGTTGCTGGGACAACAACAGGGTCGGGCTGGGGCCCCCGCCCATAGAGACGCCCGAGGGCTGGCTCGTAATCTACCACGGGGTGCGGGCGACCGCAGCCGGCCTGCTGTATCGCGTGGGACTGGCCCTGCTTGACCTCGACGAGCCGTGGCGAGTGCTCAGGCGCAGTGACGAATGGGTTTTCAGCCCCCAGGAGGTCTACGAACAGAGGGGGGACGTACCCGGCGTAACGTTCCCAACAGGGGTAACGCTCAACGAGAAAACGCGGGAACTCTACATGTACTACGGCGCCGCCGACTCCAGCGTGGCGCTGGCGGTCGCGAACATCGACGACCTGGTCGAATACATCCTGAAATGTCCATCACCAGCATTCGCCGACTAG
- a CDS encoding MBL fold metallo-hydrolase, translated as MKRFLYSHGRICLVIVLLLTLLPGCFVPAPAPPGASPGPGAAEKPPSSPAPPPSTPAEPARPALSVHVIDVGQGDGILVKLPDGRTMLVDAAEPGKGKVVVAYLKAEGVSKIDYLVATHPHSDHIGGMAEVVRAFAVGDVYMPKTGHTSAHYEEFLRELKKRDLKVNEARKGVRVLDTGGLSISFIAPSGKNYAELNDWSAVARIEYGDAIILLTGDAGARSEQEMLLASEVSPRADVLKVGHHGSGTSSSAGFLKAVSPSYAIISVGAGNAFGHPSERTLARLHAAGARVYRTDLHGTVVVETDGKAISVRHARKGD; from the coding sequence ATGAAGCGATTCCTGTACTCGCACGGCCGGATCTGTCTCGTAATCGTCTTGCTGCTGACGCTTCTGCCGGGCTGCTTCGTCCCAGCGCCCGCGCCGCCCGGCGCGTCGCCGGGTCCAGGCGCCGCCGAAAAACCGCCGTCCTCCCCCGCTCCTCCCCCGTCCACACCCGCTGAGCCGGCGCGCCCGGCCCTGTCGGTTCACGTAATAGACGTGGGCCAGGGCGACGGCATACTAGTGAAGCTCCCGGATGGAAGGACCATGCTGGTCGACGCCGCCGAGCCCGGCAAGGGTAAGGTAGTCGTCGCGTACCTGAAGGCGGAAGGGGTCAGTAAGATAGACTACCTGGTGGCCACGCACCCGCACTCCGACCACATAGGCGGGATGGCCGAGGTCGTCAGGGCGTTTGCAGTGGGCGACGTCTACATGCCGAAGACGGGTCACACCTCGGCGCACTACGAGGAATTCCTGCGCGAACTGAAAAAGCGCGACCTCAAGGTGAACGAGGCCCGGAAAGGAGTGAGAGTGCTCGACACCGGGGGCCTTTCGATCTCCTTCATCGCCCCTTCGGGCAAGAACTACGCCGAACTCAACGACTGGTCGGCCGTCGCGCGGATCGAGTACGGAGACGCAATCATCCTCCTGACAGGAGACGCGGGAGCCAGGTCCGAGCAGGAGATGCTCCTGGCCTCGGAGGTCTCACCCCGCGCTGACGTGTTGAAGGTCGGCCACCACGGGAGCGGCACGTCGAGTTCGGCCGGATTCCTCAAGGCCGTCTCGCCGTCTTACGCCATCATCTCGGTGGGCGCCGGCAACGCGTTCGGCCACCCATCCGAGCGGACGCTGGCCAGGCTCCACGCGGCCGGGGCCAGGGTATACAGGACGGACCTGCACGGGACGGTCGTGGTCGAAACCGACGGGAAGGCCATCAGCGTCAGGCATGCGCGGAAGGGCGATTGA
- a CDS encoding DUF3006 domain-containing protein, giving the protein MESPLTRDYLIIDRFEGDWAVLELAGTPFSVPRSVIPPGAKEGDVLRFSLDVDAASTKRRRESIRTLEAELFK; this is encoded by the coding sequence GTGGAATCGCCGTTGACCCGTGATTATCTCATTATCGACCGTTTTGAGGGTGACTGGGCCGTGTTGGAACTGGCGGGCACACCGTTCAGCGTTCCGAGGTCGGTAATCCCGCCCGGCGCAAAGGAAGGCGACGTCCTGCGGTTCAGCCTCGATGTAGACGCGGCAAGCACTAAACGACGTCGCGAGAGCATAAGAACACTGGAGGCAGAACTGTTCAAGTAG
- a CDS encoding DUF3842 family protein: MRIAVVDGQGGGIGKIIVARLKQDLSGAELIALGTNALATAAMLKAGADHGATGENAIVQTAAAVDVIAGCLGIVLAHSMYGELTPRMAEAIAKSRARKVLLPVNRCGVDVVGIGQETLPELVGRLVEMIRGEAGGAL; the protein is encoded by the coding sequence TTGAGAATAGCGGTTGTCGACGGTCAGGGTGGCGGAATAGGCAAGATTATAGTTGCCCGGCTCAAGCAAGATTTGAGCGGCGCCGAACTCATCGCGTTGGGCACCAATGCACTCGCCACGGCGGCCATGCTGAAAGCGGGCGCTGATCACGGAGCCACGGGCGAGAACGCGATTGTTCAAACGGCTGCCGCGGTGGACGTCATCGCCGGTTGCCTCGGAATAGTCCTGGCGCATTCGATGTACGGCGAACTCACTCCCAGGATGGCCGAGGCGATTGCGAAAAGCAGGGCCAGGAAGGTCCTGTTGCCGGTCAATCGTTGCGGTGTCGATGTTGTAGGTATTGGACAGGAGACCCTGCCGGAGCTGGTCGGCCGGCTGGTCGAAATGATACGGGGTGAAGCCGGCGGCGCGCTGTAA
- a CDS encoding M20 family metallopeptidase, whose protein sequence is MARQREFGFLQRLDANLVTGVCRDLVRINTVNPPGDEKAAAEYVVNFLGRYGFEGRLLEHGDSRATALCRLRGRGDAPAVVFNGHLDVVPAGTQKWAVDPFEGTIQSSRVWGRGSADMKGGLAAMMVALKAIAEAGPPLRGDIVLTATAGEEVDMSGAKALVVEHDLAGAQAIIIAEPTDNRIGVAERGLFWLEITTCGKTAHGSTPHLGKNAIMMMLPLLQRLDRLDIPFTRHPLLGGFTRSINTIAGGVKTNVVPDRCVATVDMRTVPGQSHAGILEQVERLLSDAEATDQSFRGSVRAVHDLPAVETAPDHPAVRLFIDAVAGVTGQRLTPGAVPFATEAAVFVPALGAPSIICGPGDPALAHQPDEYVEIDKMLDAARIYVRAVERMLL, encoded by the coding sequence ATGGCCAGGCAAAGGGAATTCGGGTTCCTGCAAAGGCTCGACGCCAACCTCGTTACGGGCGTGTGCCGCGACCTCGTCCGGATCAACACCGTCAACCCGCCGGGTGACGAGAAGGCGGCCGCGGAATACGTCGTCAATTTCCTCGGCAGATACGGATTCGAGGGACGACTGCTGGAACACGGTGATTCGCGGGCAACCGCGTTGTGCAGGCTGAGGGGCCGGGGTGACGCCCCCGCAGTGGTCTTCAACGGCCACCTGGATGTGGTCCCCGCGGGTACGCAGAAGTGGGCTGTCGATCCATTCGAAGGTACGATCCAGTCCAGCAGGGTTTGGGGGCGTGGTTCGGCCGACATGAAGGGCGGGCTTGCCGCCATGATGGTGGCCCTGAAGGCGATCGCCGAGGCGGGTCCGCCGCTCCGCGGGGACATCGTGCTGACGGCGACAGCAGGAGAGGAAGTGGATATGTCCGGCGCGAAGGCGCTGGTGGTGGAGCACGACCTCGCGGGCGCACAGGCGATCATCATAGCGGAACCGACCGACAACCGGATCGGTGTAGCGGAGCGTGGGCTGTTCTGGCTGGAGATCACCACCTGCGGCAAGACCGCTCACGGCTCCACGCCTCACCTGGGCAAAAACGCGATAATGATGATGCTCCCGCTGCTTCAGCGGCTTGACCGGCTCGATATCCCGTTTACCAGGCATCCGCTGCTGGGCGGATTCACTCGCAGCATCAACACGATTGCGGGCGGCGTAAAGACGAACGTCGTGCCCGACCGCTGCGTGGCGACGGTCGACATGCGCACCGTGCCCGGGCAGTCCCACGCCGGGATACTCGAACAGGTGGAGCGCCTCCTCTCGGATGCGGAGGCCACAGATCAGTCGTTCAGGGGGTCAGTCAGGGCCGTCCACGACCTGCCGGCGGTCGAGACCGCTCCCGATCACCCCGCGGTGCGGTTATTCATCGATGCGGTCGCCGGCGTCACTGGCCAGAGGCTTACCCCTGGGGCTGTCCCATTCGCGACCGAGGCGGCGGTTTTCGTCCCGGCGCTCGGCGCTCCGTCGATAATCTGCGGACCGGGGGACCCCGCGCTTGCGCACCAGCCGGATGAATACGTCGAGATCGACAAGATGCTCGATGCTGCGAGGATATACGTGCGGGCTGTTGAGAGGATGCTACTGTAG
- a CDS encoding L-lactate permease: MTGGIRAVFASLPLLVVLAGMLSLGWNASKAGAAGWVTAMGVAATAYCLNLSNLAIANAKGMSLAVFIITIIWGASLLYNIVRGGGGVRVISRGVSLLGGTPVAEALILAWCFTGVMQGIGGFGVPVVVISPILAERGFPPLAAVTATLLGHSWSINFGSMATSYWAIQLVTGLPKTALAHQSAVMAVVPILLTGLGVAYIAGGRRGLLENTVVVVVTGSAMALTQWAVVTNGVPEGGAIISGAVGCLTVFLLSNLCAPRGWRRGAGPQAVDGCAAAEACALPAAPWWVTLAPYLAMVVMLVMAQVPAVKTGLKSFGWGLSYPGYTTPLGLVVKPEVRYSWIGLVSHPAPVLLIATALGVAIYRACGLMTPDAIRQAWNDSLRQCLPAALSTAFLVMMALIMNDSGMTTDLAVAFAWLSGRFFPVISPLLGGLGSFLSGSNASSNVLFGKFQVETARALGMDPVVLAAAQTVGGSVGSLVAPSKIVLGAATVGLEGCEGRLMRDALLYSVPVIVATGVLCMIIASRTVVVR, translated from the coding sequence TTGACCGGAGGCATTCGCGCGGTTTTCGCATCGTTGCCACTGCTCGTAGTACTGGCCGGAATGCTCAGCCTTGGGTGGAACGCCTCCAAGGCGGGCGCGGCAGGCTGGGTCACAGCCATGGGAGTCGCTGCAACCGCGTACTGCCTCAACCTGTCCAACCTCGCGATCGCAAACGCGAAGGGCATGAGCCTCGCGGTGTTCATCATCACTATTATCTGGGGCGCCTCACTGCTGTACAACATCGTGCGCGGTGGCGGCGGCGTCAGGGTCATCTCCCGCGGCGTGTCCCTGCTCGGTGGGACCCCCGTCGCTGAGGCGCTCATCCTCGCGTGGTGCTTCACAGGGGTAATGCAGGGCATCGGCGGCTTCGGCGTGCCCGTGGTCGTTATATCCCCGATACTGGCGGAGCGGGGTTTCCCGCCGCTGGCGGCTGTGACGGCGACGTTGCTCGGTCATTCGTGGTCGATTAACTTCGGCTCCATGGCGACGTCCTACTGGGCTATACAGCTTGTGACCGGCCTTCCGAAAACCGCACTTGCCCATCAGTCGGCGGTAATGGCCGTTGTACCCATCCTGCTCACAGGCCTGGGTGTGGCGTATATCGCCGGTGGACGACGGGGCCTTCTCGAGAACACCGTGGTTGTCGTGGTCACTGGATCTGCGATGGCGCTCACGCAATGGGCTGTGGTTACGAACGGGGTCCCCGAAGGCGGCGCCATCATTTCGGGCGCTGTGGGGTGCCTGACTGTGTTCCTATTATCGAATCTTTGTGCCCCCCGGGGCTGGCGGCGGGGCGCCGGCCCGCAGGCGGTGGATGGGTGTGCAGCGGCGGAGGCGTGCGCGCTGCCGGCCGCCCCATGGTGGGTTACGCTCGCGCCTTACCTGGCGATGGTCGTGATGCTCGTGATGGCTCAGGTCCCCGCCGTCAAGACCGGCCTGAAGAGCTTTGGCTGGGGACTCTCGTACCCGGGCTACACCACTCCGCTTGGCCTCGTGGTCAAGCCGGAGGTACGATACAGCTGGATCGGGCTGGTGAGTCACCCGGCGCCGGTACTCCTGATCGCTACCGCGCTCGGCGTGGCGATCTACCGTGCATGCGGGCTGATGACTCCGGACGCTATCCGCCAGGCGTGGAACGATTCTCTCAGGCAATGCCTGCCTGCCGCATTGTCGACGGCGTTCCTCGTAATGATGGCGCTGATAATGAACGATTCCGGCATGACGACCGACCTGGCCGTGGCGTTCGCATGGTTATCCGGCAGGTTCTTTCCAGTGATATCGCCGCTACTGGGGGGCCTCGGTAGCTTCCTGTCGGGCAGCAACGCGAGCTCGAACGTCCTTTTCGGGAAGTTCCAGGTTGAGACCGCGAGGGCGCTGGGCATGGACCCGGTGGTGTTGGCGGCCGCCCAGACCGTGGGTGGGTCAGTGGGGAGCCTGGTCGCGCCGTCCAAGATCGTCCTGGGCGCCGCCACAGTAGGCCTCGAGGGGTGCGAGGGCCGCCTCATGAGGGATGCGTTGCTGTACAGCGTCCCGGTCATCGTGGCAACCGGCGTGCTGTGCATGATAATCGCGTCACGGACCGTGGTTGTGAGGTGA
- a CDS encoding ribbon-helix-helix protein, CopG family — protein MSMERRPLQVYLDERQIELLRDIAERRKTSMADIVRESIAQYFASLPLEDDPAMRIIGLGRSDVTDGPENHDYYVAEHVMAKFDGGGDSATGDRKAGRPPVKGGRR, from the coding sequence ATGAGCATGGAAAGGCGACCGCTCCAGGTGTACCTAGACGAACGCCAGATCGAGTTGCTCAGGGACATCGCGGAGAGAAGGAAAACGTCCATGGCCGACATCGTCAGGGAGAGCATAGCCCAGTACTTCGCCAGCTTGCCCCTCGAGGACGACCCCGCGATGAGAATAATCGGCCTCGGAAGGTCGGACGTGACGGACGGGCCCGAGAACCACGATTACTACGTCGCCGAGCACGTCATGGCCAAGTTCGATGGGGGCGGGGATAGCGCCACCGGGGACCGGAAAGCTGGCCGGCCACCAGTGAAAGGGGGGCGCCGGTGA
- a CDS encoding type II toxin-antitoxin system VapC family toxin — MNEVFVDTSAWVALVDTNELNHKAAAGVYESLLKNSRLVTTNLVLAETHTTLMRRVNSRVAFAFIENTTSSGRIQIVYSNRGIEEEALRVLRKYADHPISYVDAASFAVMSGRSIRDAFCYDKHFVVAGFNAVGMTGSR, encoded by the coding sequence GTGAACGAGGTTTTCGTTGACACAAGCGCCTGGGTCGCACTGGTTGATACCAACGAGCTCAACCATAAGGCGGCCGCCGGGGTGTATGAGAGTCTTCTGAAGAATTCGCGCCTGGTCACCACGAACCTGGTCCTGGCCGAGACACACACGACGTTGATGAGGAGAGTCAACAGCAGAGTAGCCTTCGCTTTCATCGAAAACACGACGTCGAGCGGCCGAATCCAGATTGTCTATTCGAACAGGGGGATCGAGGAGGAGGCACTCCGGGTCCTGCGCAAGTACGCTGACCATCCGATAAGCTATGTCGACGCGGCGAGCTTCGCCGTGATGTCAGGCCGCTCCATTCGGGACGCCTTTTGCTATGACAAGCATTTCGTTGTAGCGGGGTTCAATGCCGTCGGTATGACGGGATCTCGATGA
- the lysA gene encoding diaminopimelate decarboxylase has translation MGICSGLRVNGAGHLEMGGVDLAVLAKRMGTPLYVLDESFIRAQCRRYREAFTQNYPHWDVAYASKALSNRALVSIMHQEGLSLDVVSGGELHTAVTAGFPPERIYFHGNNKSDEEIALGLDYGVGRFVVDSAIELEVLGRLAAARGRNAAILIRVRPGIEAHCHHYVQTGTTDSKFGVSLREAAHLARSAARSGVLAVKGIHCHIGSQILETKPFEAASSVMVQTLVRVRSEIQRQTGAAFAARDLPDELSLGGGLGVADATGQRPPSIEDYVKSLCRTVKEEWRKAHPGDAGDGSYASAQLPRIIIEPGRSIINGAGVTLYTVGGTKLSGNRRNYVFVDGGMGDNPRPALYGARYTAALANRAGEAPETEYRVVGKCCESGDVLIEQAGMPRAHRGDILVTFGTGAYNYSMASNYNRLPRPAMVLVRDGKWDVIVKRETFEHLTALDVVPPRLHAWAWPGAAERTGGLGGQPSCCGGEHGMLDSENGVAGRAVGLTR, from the coding sequence ATGGGTATATGCAGCGGCTTGAGGGTCAACGGGGCCGGTCACCTGGAGATGGGCGGCGTTGACCTGGCGGTCCTGGCCAAGAGGATGGGCACACCGCTGTATGTACTGGACGAATCGTTCATCCGCGCTCAATGCAGGCGTTACCGCGAGGCATTCACGCAGAATTACCCCCACTGGGACGTGGCGTACGCATCCAAGGCTCTCTCCAATCGCGCGCTAGTCAGCATCATGCACCAGGAAGGACTCTCCCTGGACGTGGTCTCGGGGGGAGAACTCCACACCGCCGTCACCGCCGGTTTCCCGCCCGAGCGCATCTACTTCCACGGCAACAACAAGTCCGATGAGGAGATCGCGCTCGGCCTCGACTACGGCGTCGGCCGGTTCGTGGTGGACAGCGCGATCGAGCTCGAGGTCCTGGGCCGCCTGGCGGCGGCCAGGGGGCGAAACGCGGCCATCCTGATCCGCGTAAGGCCCGGCATCGAGGCGCACTGCCACCACTACGTGCAGACGGGGACCACGGATTCGAAGTTCGGAGTATCGCTGCGGGAGGCCGCCCACCTCGCGCGTTCGGCCGCGAGGTCGGGTGTCCTGGCGGTTAAAGGCATCCACTGCCACATCGGTTCCCAGATACTCGAGACGAAGCCTTTCGAGGCCGCGTCGTCGGTAATGGTCCAGACCCTCGTCAGGGTCAGGAGCGAGATCCAGCGCCAGACCGGCGCGGCGTTCGCCGCGAGGGATCTGCCGGACGAACTCAGCCTCGGCGGCGGGCTAGGGGTCGCGGATGCCACTGGTCAGAGACCGCCATCCATTGAAGACTACGTGAAGTCGTTGTGCCGCACAGTCAAGGAGGAATGGAGGAAGGCCCATCCCGGCGACGCCGGCGACGGCAGCTACGCTAGCGCGCAGTTGCCGAGGATAATCATCGAACCGGGCCGCTCCATCATCAACGGCGCAGGCGTGACGCTGTACACCGTGGGGGGCACCAAGCTCTCCGGTAACCGCAGGAACTACGTATTCGTCGACGGTGGGATGGGCGACAACCCGCGCCCGGCCCTGTACGGCGCCAGATACACCGCTGCGCTCGCCAACCGGGCGGGAGAGGCGCCCGAGACCGAGTACAGGGTAGTCGGCAAATGCTGCGAATCTGGCGACGTGCTGATAGAGCAGGCCGGCATGCCGCGAGCGCACAGGGGCGACATCCTGGTCACGTTCGGGACGGGAGCCTACAACTACTCCATGGCATCCAACTATAACCGCCTGCCGCGACCGGCGATGGTACTCGTGCGCGACGGCAAGTGGGACGTCATAGTCAAGCGCGAGACATTCGAGCACCTCACCGCGCTCGACGTGGTGCCGCCGAGGCTCCACGCCTGGGCATGGCCGGGCGCGGCCGAGCGTACAGGCGGCCTCGGGGGGCAGCCTTCATGCTGCGGGGGCGAGCACGGGATGCTCGACAGTGAAAACGGGGTTGCCGGTCGTGCAGTGGGGTTGACGCGTTAG